A genome region from Phocoena sinus isolate mPhoSin1 chromosome 16, mPhoSin1.pri, whole genome shotgun sequence includes the following:
- the NDST2 gene encoding bifunctional heparan sulfate N-deacetylase/N-sulfotransferase 2 isoform X1, with product MLKLWKVVRPARQLELHRLILLLIAFSLGSMGFLAYYVSTSPKAKEPLPLPLGDCSSGGAAGPGPVRPPVPPRPPRPPETARTEPVVLVFVESAYSQLGQEIVAILESSRFRYSTELAPGRGDMPTLTDHTHGRYVLVIYENLLKYVNLDAWSRELLDRYCVEYGVGIIGFFRAHEHSLLSAQLKGFPLFLHSNLGLQDYQVNPSAPLLHLTRPSRLEPGPLPGDDWTIFQSNHSTYEPVLLASLRPAEPPVPGPLPRRARLPTVVQDLGLHDGIQRVLFGHGLSFWLHKLVFVDAVAYLTGKRLCLDLDRYILVDIDDIFVGKEGTRMKVADVEALLTTQNKLRTLVPNFTFNLGFSGKFYHTGTEEEDAGDDMLLKHRQEFWWFPHMWSHMQPHLFHNRSVLADQMRLNKQFALEHGIPTDLGYAVAPHHSGVYPIHTQLYEAWKSVWGIQVTSTEEYPHLRPARYRRGFIHNGVMVLPRQTCGLFTHTIFYNEYPGGSRELDRSIRGGELFLTVLLNPISIFMTHLSNYGNDRLGLYTFESLVRFLQCWTRLRLQTLPPVSLARKYFDLFPQERSPLWQNPCDDKRHKDIWSKEKTCDRLPKFLIVGPQKTGTTAIHFFLSLHPAVTSSFPSPSTFEEIQFFSGPNYHKGIDWYMDFFPVPSNASTDFLFEKSATYFDSEVVPRRGAALLPRAKIITVLTNPADRAYSWYQHQRAHGDPVALNYTFYQVISASSHAPLALRSLQDRCLVPGYYSTHLQRWLTYYPSGQLLIVDGQELRTNPAASMESIQKFLGITPFLNYTRTLRFDEDKGFWCQGLEGGKTRCLGKSKGRKYPDMDTESRLFLMDFFRNHNLELSKLLSRLGQPVPSWLREELQHSSLG from the exons ATGCTCAAGCTGTGGAAGGTGGTACGCCCAGCTCGGCAGCTGGAACTGCACCGCCTCATACTGCTGCTGATCGCTTTCAGTCTGGGCTCCATGGGCTTCTTGGCTTACTACGTATCCACCAGCCCCAAGGCCAAGGAACCATTGCCCCTGCCCTTGGGAGACTGCAGTAGTGGTGGGGCAGCTGGTCCTGGCCCTGTACGGCCGCCAGTCCCACCCCGGCCCCCCAGGCCGCCAGAGACAGCACGAACTGAACCCGTGGTCCTTGTGTTTGTGGAGAGCGCATACTCACAGCTGGGGCAGGAGATTGTGGCCATCTTGGAGTCTAGCCGTTTTCGTTATAGCACTGAGCTGGCACCTGGCCGAGGGGACATGCCCACACTGACTGATCATACCCATGGCCGGTATGTCTTGGTCATCTATGAGAACCTGCTCAAGTATGTCAACCTGGATGCCTGGAGTCGGGAACTGCTAGACCGGTACTGTGTGGAGTATGGTGTGGGCATCATTGGCTTTTTCCGAGCCCATGAGCATAGCTTACTGAGTGCCCAGCTCAAGGGCTTTCCCCTTTTTCTACATTCAAACTTGGGGCTCCAGGACTACCAAGTGAATCCTTCTGCCCCACTACTGCATCTCACACGCCCCAGCCGCCTGGAGCCGGGTCCACTGCCCGGTGATGACTGGACCATCTTCCAATCCAATCATAGCACATATGAACCAGTGCTTCTTGCCAGCCTTCGACCAGCTGAGCCCCCGGTGCCAGGACCCTTGCCTCGCCGGGCTCGGCTTCCCACTGTGGTACAGGACTTGGGGCTTCACGATGGCATCCAGCGGGTGCTCTTTGGCCATGGCCTCTCCTTCTGGCTTCACAAACTCGTTTTTGTTGATGCTGTTGCGTACCTCACTGGCAAGCGCCTCTGCTTGGACCTTGACCGTTACATCTTGGTAGACATCGATGACATCTTTGTGGGCAAGGAAGGAACCCGCATGAAGGTGGCTGATGTTGAG GCTCTGTTGACCACCCAGAACAAACTCAGGACCTTAGTCCCCAACTTCACCTTCAACTTGGGCTTCTCGGGCAAGTTCTATCATACTG GGACAGAGGAGGAGGATGCAGGGGACGACATGCTGCTGAAGCACCGCCAAGAGTTCTGGTGGTTCCCCCACATGTGGAGCCACATGCAGCCACACCTGTTCCACAATCGCTCCGTGCTGGCTGACCAGATGAGGCTCAACAAACAGTTTGCTCTG GAGCATGGGATTCCCACGGATCTGGGGTACGCTGTGGCCCCCCACCACTCCGGCGTGTATCCCATCCACACACAGCTCTATGAGGCCTGGAAATCCGTGTGGGGCATCCAGGTGACCAGCACTGAGGAGTATCCCCATCTCCGCCCTGCCCGCTACCGCCGTGGCTTCATTCACAATGGCGTTATG GTGCTGCCACGGCAGACGTGTGGCCTCTTCACTCACACGATCTTCTATAATGAGTATCCCGGAGGCTCTCGCGAACTAGACCGGAGCATCCGAGGTGGAGAACTCTTTCTGACAGTGCTGCTTAATCCG ATCAGCATCTTTATGACTCATCTGTCTAATTATGGAAATGATCGGCTGGGCCTGTACACCTTTGAGAGCCTGGTGCGCTTTCTCCAGTGCTGGACACGGCTGCGCCTACAGACCCTTCCTCCTGTCTCTCTCGCACGGAAGTACTTTGACCTCTTCCCTCAAGAGCGAAGCCCCCTTTGGCAG AATCCCTGTGACGACAAGAGGCACAAAGATATCTGGTCCAAGGAGAAAACCTGTGATCGGCTCCCCAAGTTCCTCATTGTGGGACCCCAGAAGACAG GGACCACAGCTATTCACTTCTTCCTGAGCCTGCACCCAGCTGTGACTAGCAGTTTCCCGAGCCCCAGCACCTTTGAGGAGATTCAGTTTTTCAGCGGCCCTAATTACCACAAGGGCATTGACTG GTACATGGATTTCTTCCCTGTCCCTTCTAATGCCAGCACTGATTTCCTGTTTGAAAAAAGTGCCACCTACTTCGACTCAGAGGTTGTACCACGTCGGGGGGCTGCCCTCCTGCCGCGAGCCAAGATCATCACTGTGCTCACCAACCCTGCTGACAGGGCCTACTCCTGGTACCAG CATCAGCGAGCACATGGAGACCCAGTTGCTCTGAACTATACCTTCTACCAGGTGATTTCAGCCTCCTCCCATGCCCCTCTGGCACTTCGCTCCCTACAGGACCGTTGTCTTGTCCCTGGCTACTATTCCACCCATCTGCAACGCTGGCTGACATATTACCCCTCTGGACAG TTGCTGATTGTGGATGGGCAAGAACTGCGTACCAACCCAGCTGCCTCAATGGAGAGCATCCAGAAGTTCCTGGGTATCACACCCTTTCTGAACTACACACGGACCCTCAG GTTTGATGAAGATAAGGGATTCTGGTGCCAGGGACTTGAAGGTGGCAAGACTCGTTGTCTAGGCAAGAGCAAAGGCCGGAAGTACCCAGATATGGACACTGAG TCCCGCCTTTTCCTTATGGATTTTTTCCGGAACCATAATTTGGAGCTGTCGAAGCTGCTGAGCCGGCTTGGACAGCCAGTGCCCTCGTGGCTTCGGGAAGAACTGCAGCATTCCAGTCTGGGCTGA
- the NDST2 gene encoding bifunctional heparan sulfate N-deacetylase/N-sulfotransferase 2 isoform X2, with product MLKLWKVVRPARQLELHRLILLLIAFSLGSMGFLAYYVSTSPKAKEPLPLPLGDCSSGGAAGPGPVRPPVPPRPPRPPETARTEPVVLVFVESAYSQLGQEIVAILESSRFRYSTELAPGRGDMPTLTDHTHGRYVLVIYENLLKYVNLDAWSRELLDRYCVEYGVGIIGFFRAHEHSLLSAQLKGFPLFLHSNLGLQDYQVNPSAPLLHLTRPSRLEPGPLPGDDWTIFQSNHSTYEPVLLASLRPAEPPVPGPLPRRARLPTVVQDLGLHDGIQRVLFGHGLSFWLHKLVFVDAVAYLTGKRLCLDLDRYILVDIDDIFVGKEGTRMKVADVEALLTTQNKLRTLVPNFTFNLGFSGKFYHTGTEEEDAGDDMLLKHRQEFWWFPHMWSHMQPHLFHNRSVLADQMRLNKQFALVLPRQTCGLFTHTIFYNEYPGGSRELDRSIRGGELFLTVLLNPISIFMTHLSNYGNDRLGLYTFESLVRFLQCWTRLRLQTLPPVSLARKYFDLFPQERSPLWQNPCDDKRHKDIWSKEKTCDRLPKFLIVGPQKTGTTAIHFFLSLHPAVTSSFPSPSTFEEIQFFSGPNYHKGIDWYMDFFPVPSNASTDFLFEKSATYFDSEVVPRRGAALLPRAKIITVLTNPADRAYSWYQHQRAHGDPVALNYTFYQVISASSHAPLALRSLQDRCLVPGYYSTHLQRWLTYYPSGQLLIVDGQELRTNPAASMESIQKFLGITPFLNYTRTLRFDEDKGFWCQGLEGGKTRCLGKSKGRKYPDMDTESRLFLMDFFRNHNLELSKLLSRLGQPVPSWLREELQHSSLG from the exons ATGCTCAAGCTGTGGAAGGTGGTACGCCCAGCTCGGCAGCTGGAACTGCACCGCCTCATACTGCTGCTGATCGCTTTCAGTCTGGGCTCCATGGGCTTCTTGGCTTACTACGTATCCACCAGCCCCAAGGCCAAGGAACCATTGCCCCTGCCCTTGGGAGACTGCAGTAGTGGTGGGGCAGCTGGTCCTGGCCCTGTACGGCCGCCAGTCCCACCCCGGCCCCCCAGGCCGCCAGAGACAGCACGAACTGAACCCGTGGTCCTTGTGTTTGTGGAGAGCGCATACTCACAGCTGGGGCAGGAGATTGTGGCCATCTTGGAGTCTAGCCGTTTTCGTTATAGCACTGAGCTGGCACCTGGCCGAGGGGACATGCCCACACTGACTGATCATACCCATGGCCGGTATGTCTTGGTCATCTATGAGAACCTGCTCAAGTATGTCAACCTGGATGCCTGGAGTCGGGAACTGCTAGACCGGTACTGTGTGGAGTATGGTGTGGGCATCATTGGCTTTTTCCGAGCCCATGAGCATAGCTTACTGAGTGCCCAGCTCAAGGGCTTTCCCCTTTTTCTACATTCAAACTTGGGGCTCCAGGACTACCAAGTGAATCCTTCTGCCCCACTACTGCATCTCACACGCCCCAGCCGCCTGGAGCCGGGTCCACTGCCCGGTGATGACTGGACCATCTTCCAATCCAATCATAGCACATATGAACCAGTGCTTCTTGCCAGCCTTCGACCAGCTGAGCCCCCGGTGCCAGGACCCTTGCCTCGCCGGGCTCGGCTTCCCACTGTGGTACAGGACTTGGGGCTTCACGATGGCATCCAGCGGGTGCTCTTTGGCCATGGCCTCTCCTTCTGGCTTCACAAACTCGTTTTTGTTGATGCTGTTGCGTACCTCACTGGCAAGCGCCTCTGCTTGGACCTTGACCGTTACATCTTGGTAGACATCGATGACATCTTTGTGGGCAAGGAAGGAACCCGCATGAAGGTGGCTGATGTTGAG GCTCTGTTGACCACCCAGAACAAACTCAGGACCTTAGTCCCCAACTTCACCTTCAACTTGGGCTTCTCGGGCAAGTTCTATCATACTG GGACAGAGGAGGAGGATGCAGGGGACGACATGCTGCTGAAGCACCGCCAAGAGTTCTGGTGGTTCCCCCACATGTGGAGCCACATGCAGCCACACCTGTTCCACAATCGCTCCGTGCTGGCTGACCAGATGAGGCTCAACAAACAGTTTGCTCTG GTGCTGCCACGGCAGACGTGTGGCCTCTTCACTCACACGATCTTCTATAATGAGTATCCCGGAGGCTCTCGCGAACTAGACCGGAGCATCCGAGGTGGAGAACTCTTTCTGACAGTGCTGCTTAATCCG ATCAGCATCTTTATGACTCATCTGTCTAATTATGGAAATGATCGGCTGGGCCTGTACACCTTTGAGAGCCTGGTGCGCTTTCTCCAGTGCTGGACACGGCTGCGCCTACAGACCCTTCCTCCTGTCTCTCTCGCACGGAAGTACTTTGACCTCTTCCCTCAAGAGCGAAGCCCCCTTTGGCAG AATCCCTGTGACGACAAGAGGCACAAAGATATCTGGTCCAAGGAGAAAACCTGTGATCGGCTCCCCAAGTTCCTCATTGTGGGACCCCAGAAGACAG GGACCACAGCTATTCACTTCTTCCTGAGCCTGCACCCAGCTGTGACTAGCAGTTTCCCGAGCCCCAGCACCTTTGAGGAGATTCAGTTTTTCAGCGGCCCTAATTACCACAAGGGCATTGACTG GTACATGGATTTCTTCCCTGTCCCTTCTAATGCCAGCACTGATTTCCTGTTTGAAAAAAGTGCCACCTACTTCGACTCAGAGGTTGTACCACGTCGGGGGGCTGCCCTCCTGCCGCGAGCCAAGATCATCACTGTGCTCACCAACCCTGCTGACAGGGCCTACTCCTGGTACCAG CATCAGCGAGCACATGGAGACCCAGTTGCTCTGAACTATACCTTCTACCAGGTGATTTCAGCCTCCTCCCATGCCCCTCTGGCACTTCGCTCCCTACAGGACCGTTGTCTTGTCCCTGGCTACTATTCCACCCATCTGCAACGCTGGCTGACATATTACCCCTCTGGACAG TTGCTGATTGTGGATGGGCAAGAACTGCGTACCAACCCAGCTGCCTCAATGGAGAGCATCCAGAAGTTCCTGGGTATCACACCCTTTCTGAACTACACACGGACCCTCAG GTTTGATGAAGATAAGGGATTCTGGTGCCAGGGACTTGAAGGTGGCAAGACTCGTTGTCTAGGCAAGAGCAAAGGCCGGAAGTACCCAGATATGGACACTGAG TCCCGCCTTTTCCTTATGGATTTTTTCCGGAACCATAATTTGGAGCTGTCGAAGCTGCTGAGCCGGCTTGGACAGCCAGTGCCCTCGTGGCTTCGGGAAGAACTGCAGCATTCCAGTCTGGGCTGA